A segment of the Bos taurus isolate L1 Dominette 01449 registration number 42190680 breed Hereford chromosome 8, ARS-UCD2.0, whole genome shotgun sequence genome:
gcgactgaacaccaccaccagtATCCGTTGTATGGGTAGACcatattttgcttatccattaaACCATCggtggatatttgggttgtttccacctgtGGTTCATGTGAATGCTGAGATGAACATAGGTATACAAATTGGCAAGAGTAACTTTTTGTTGCCAAAGGAGGATCAAAGGAGGGACTGGAGACATGAATGCATAAAGGTGCATGCTCAGAGCATCCAGGCCTGGGCTTTCTTGCACAGACTCCTGAGGCGTGGTTTCTGTgcgctccctctctctcttctcctctctcagCCTGTACATCCTAACATCAGCTGGGCCATCAGGCAAGGCTACGGCCACAAAGACCCATGATGCCCTTCTTTGGAAGGGCTTCTACCAGTTTGTCTTCATACAGTGCCTAAGGTCTCCTTCACAAGTAGGAAGTACAGGCAGGAATCCAGAAGTTTCTGGACAGCAGCTGTTAGCATCACAGGCTGGACATCAAGGCAGCACTGATGTACTTCTCTGCTTCCTCCTtgttcttcctccttcctcatgTCGCTCCACATATTTCTCCTCCTCCCCAACTCACCCACCCCTTCCCtgtctcccccacctcctcctcttcaAACATCTTGGTGACTGCTGCATGGCTGAAGCAAAGCCAGTGGCTGCTTGAAGGTGGGACAGCATCAGAAGATTGTAGAAGTTCTTGAAAGTGGATGAACAGCATCAGAAGATTCCAGAAGCTCTGAGCTGGGTCCTCAGAAAGCATTAATTACATCTGACTGTCTTAAACTCATTTAGCGGTCAATACTTTGTTCAAATAAAATCTTACTAGAACCTTTAACTCAGAGCTGTCAGTGGAGCTATTTCTATGATTAATTTCCCTGACAGCCCTCCATGCAGCTTACCCCATACACCCCAGTCACAAACAGCACATGGCTGACACAGGGTTGTTTGCCAGCGAATCCCCACTGGGGGCAACTGGAGGGTAAGGGGCTGTGCCTACCAGCCAACTTCTGGCAGCCACTGGTTGCTGGTATATGGTGTGAATTCCCGGGAAAGCAGGCTGTCGTGGCGGCAGTAATACTCAGGCAGCCCAAAGCCAGCACTTACAGGTGGAAGTCAGACCCAGGACATCATTCACCTGTTCGCTCACTTACTCATTCACTGCAAGCCTGGAGGGGATGTGCATGAGTGTCCAGGTTCAGGGCAAGCCCGGGGATGTGGGAGCTCAGTCTGGTGCCCAACACAGACAGGGATGGAGACAGGGAGGACTCTGGAGAAGCCGTGCCTGAGAAGTATTTGTGGTTGGCCATCAGAGGAAGGCAGAAATGGTGCTTCAGGCAGGGAAGGGAGCTTTGGAAAGCGAGTGGTTCTGGAACCCACAGACCAGGCAGAGGGTGgtgaaaggagagggtgggcaggGTCGGGGGGGCGGGGTTGGTGATGTGAGCTGAGGGCTCTGGGCCTGATGGAAGCTGCTGAAGAGTAAGCGTGACAATGATGTGGCCCTGAGCTCCAAGCAGTCACCGGAACATGCAAGCTCTGCCAAGGCCACACCCAGGAGCCTGCCAAGCAACCTGCCGCTGCCGTAGGGTACCACCACAAGGCCCTGGGAGGAGAGATTTTGCATTCCAGAGCCTGCTGGAGCAAAGGCTAGGCTACCTTTCATGTGAGATCTTTGCACACACTCTCAGCACACACTGAGGCAGGAGGGGCACAAGTGCTTGGCCCAGGATCTCCCAGCCTATATGTGCATTCACTTTTCTGGCCCATAGATGTTTCTTGTACACCTACCACATCCCAGGCACTGTCCCAGAAATAAGGGCTGAAGGATGAGCAGAACAGGTAGGGTCTCTCCCTCCCAGTGGGAGAGCTGGCCAGAAATCCATCAACTGACAGCCTGAATTCCTTGTTCCTTGCCAACACCTGAGTCACTCCCATCAGCCCCTGAGACACACAAACATCATGTCATATcttcaaaataattctaaaactcCTTTGTGAGGAAATCCTGCTCACCAAATGATCAGGCACCTTAAGGAGAATACAAGGTttattgctattgttcagtcactgagtcgtgtcgaactctttgcaatcctatggacggcagcatgccagccttccctctcctttgttatcttccagagtttgctcaaactcatgtccattgagttggtgatgccatccaaccatctcatcctctgtcgtcttgccctcaatttttcccagcatcagggtctttgagttggctctttgcatcaggtggccaaagtattggagcttcagtttcagtatcagtccttccaatgaatattcagggttgatttcttttaggattgactggcttgatctccttgctggccaagggactctcaagagtcttctccagcaccacagttcaaaagcatcaattctttggcgcttagccttctttctggtccaactctcacatctatacatgactactggaaaaaccatagctttgaagtTTTATTATTAGTCCCCATTTTCAAGAGGGAAATTGAGGCATAAAGAGGacaggtaacttgcccaaggtcacacagttggtGAGTGGTGTACCAGGATTTAAACCTAAGCTAGCCTGGACCTCAGTCACCAAGCCAGACTGCCTCCACTACTCTCAGTGAAACCTTCCTAGGAATCTACTTGAGGTAGAGGATGCAGAGCTGAGACAGTAAGTTGCTCTGACTTAAATTTATACTCCAGTTCTGCTTATGTAAGTAAGGCAAGCTACTCCTCTTCtgcacttcagtttcctcatctgtgaaatgggctggGTATCGTCTTCACCTTCAAGGCCTTCAAGATTAACCTTGATGACAATTAACCAAAGCAGTGCCCACCATCAGTGCTCCGTAAATGGTGGAGGCAGTGGTGGCATGCTTACAAGCTCAGGGAGGGCCCTGGGTTCCAGTCAAGCTCCAAGGCTGGGAGACAATGCCACTACAAGCTTTCACATCACATCCCCAGGAGACACCCTGGAAGGTGCACAGCTCCAAGACAGGTCAAACCCCTACAGAGCCCATCCTGCTTATGCCTAGCCCACCTGCCACTGTTCACACAGGAAAGAAGTATCCTGAAGGGTCCCTGAAGGGGAAAGAGCTCAGCCCTGTGTCCTCCTAGCTCTGGGAGTTTTCTGAGCATCTGCAATGGGCACCCAACCCAGCAAGAACGAGGAGGTCTGAATCCAGGTCTGTCTGGCTGCAAATACAGTGTCCCTTGTTGCTCAGGAGAATGTCAGGTGGAAAGGAGCTGCTGCTGGAGGCTGTGAGGCTATACCAGGACTGAGATAGCCATGCCCCCAGACAAATGCACAGAGAAACACAGGCAAATGTGATTTTGTCTTCCAGGCAAATGCATAGACCCCAAGCAATTTGACAGACCTCAGGCAAACGCACAGAAAATCACAACAGGGGTGAGTGCCAGCCAGCACTCAGAGTAGGCCACCTTGGGAATAATGAGGGGGCCTCCACCTGGAGGGAGAGAAAGGACTCAAATCAGGGGAGTGCAAGGAAGAACACCATGGACTAGGGAACAGAATGTGCAAGGGCCCTGAGAaaaggaggagcctggcacgttTGAAAGGCTGAACACAGCAGGTCAACAGCAGGCGAAGGCACTTTAGACTGCTTCCCATCTTCCCCAGTGACTACCAAACAAGACCCCTCTGCATCAGGTCACAGGTTGGTCTGGGAGACAGCCTACCCCAGGAAGAACCCCATTCCTGCTTTTGCCTTCCTTGCCCCCCTTCCCTTTTATTATCTCCTGTCAGTAACTCTcatttttgcctccttttcccatctttctcctctgtttctccatctccACTGTCTTCTCACTCCCCTTTTAGCTGTTTCTTTACCCcttccatcttctctctctccccttctctctcctccctccctcttcccagaGTGCCTTCTTATTTCGCATCCCTCCTCTCCACTTCCCGCTCCGTCTCCCTCTTCCCAAAGCCgctctccccctcctccagctgCCTCCTCCTTCTCTCGGAAACCCGTCCCGCCCCTTTAAACGCTTCTAAATTGATAGTTCACTATTGCATCTCCTATCTTTCCaactctttctcttttgtctctcCTCTCTGCTAGTTTCTGCCTTTCTACCTCCCGCCCCAAGTGGGTCCCCAAGGCCAGCTCCCGCCTCCACCTGCCCCTTCACGCGCACGCATGGCGGTGCTGCCTCCTGTGCGCAGCGCCTTGAGCCTTGCTAATGCGTTTCGCATGGTGCGTCAGTCAAACGCCCTTCTAATGTCCTTAAAGCACGCAGAAAATTGCAtccttatgaaaaagaaaaaaaaaaagcaaattgctTGGTGTAGGCGGAGCTGCCTCAGGGCTCTAGTGGCTGCGCTTAGAGTTCAGGGGGGCTGTGCTGGCACAGAAAGCTGCCCCTGGAGGGAACCAGAATgccacctcctccccaccacctTCCGGGCAGCAAGACTCACCTTCTCACCTCCTTACCCACTACCTTTGCCCACCTCTCCATATGTATTCCCATCACTCTGATCTTTCACTTGTGTCTTTAAGGCCAAGCTTCACTCTGCCACAGGACCTTTGTACTTGCTATGCCCACTGCCTGGTAAGCATTTCTCACATTCATGTCTTGGTTGAAGAGTCAACTCCTGAGACTGACTCTCTCTGACTAAAGCTTCCATCCCACTCATTGtctatctgtttttattttctacaagGCATTTGTTACTTCCTGATATCATCTTGTAGATTTAATTGTGACATTTTTGCCTCCAACTTGAGCTCCTTGGGTCACAGGCTGTGTGCCCCATGCCTAGCACGgtgcttggcacacagcaggcatTTAATAGATacttggcagacaaatggatgagACTCATTCTGGGCAGGCAGGGGCCATTGGGGACCCTAAGGGTTGTAGGATATACCAATTTGAACCTCAAGGCAGTGGAGATCCACAGAGCTGAAGTCAGATCCAAATTCTGCTCTTGATAGCTATGTGTCCCTGAGCAAGTTGCCTAACATCTCTGAGCAGtatcttcatctgcaaaatgggagtaGGGCCCCTATTTTACTAGACTGTAACTGGATCAGTAAAGGAGGAATGGCCTGTGTCCCAATGCTGAGAACCCCACCACATCCTGCAActgctttttaaatgaatgaatcaccCAAGAAAGAGCTTAATTAATATCAGAGAGTCCTTGATAGCACTGATGTCTCACACCATTATTTCCCTGAaacactaagaaagaaaaatgttaaaacactGCCAATGAAGACATAACCCAGTGGTTTTTTAGCGCCCAGAATTTTTGTCTTGTACTTACTCAAGGATCTCTTTTGGGCTTATTAAGACAAAAATTTCTATTACAGATCACTACTGAGTTTACATGAAAAGGAAACAAGCAGGGAAATCAATGGATTGAGCATTCCTAAAACTTCTCCAAGGTCAGAGGCATCTTTGAATTGATCCCCCTCTAGCAACCTACAGTCCTGTCCCACTTGGCCTCTGCCTGGTGTGTGAGTGTCTCTGAGTTCCTGCCATGCTATTGCCCTGTGTCTTCCTGCACCTTAAGGAAGATCCCTTCCTCCCCCCAGGCTCTGTGGCTTTCTCCATCAAGAGTTGGTGCCTGAGAGGTGAGGGGCCTCCGCTGTCCAGCCAAGGACACCTCCTTAGGGACAGTCACATCTTTGCAGACACAGGGCCCACAGGGCTTTCCACCCCAACTGTCACATGAAACCAGATTTCAGAAATGGGAAGACACTGTCTTAAAGTAAATAAGATGAGCATAATACAGTGTGAGAACTAACACAAAGGAAAACATCAGAAGTCACAAAATGGAGAGACCCCTGCAAAGTCAGGGAGGACCTGCCTTCTGCTGCACCATGTGGAGTGGTCCAGGGACCAGGGCCAGTGAAAAACTTGGCCTTGAGCCAGGCTGACTCAGATGCATGACACTGTTGCTGTTGTCCCTTTCTGCCTGCCCACAAATGAGGAGTGAGTCctggcttccttccttccccttaaAGTGGGGCTGGGAAGGTGGTTTTGGAGATAATTTCTTTTCAGCTCAGAAAGTCCGGGGCCAGGTTGAGCTGGAGGGAGCCCACTGGGCCTCTGTAGTCATTCTTAGCCTGACTGCAGCCCCCCTGGGCCTGAAGAGGCCTTGAGGGGCAGAGACTCAAGGGATCAGCTGGTCTCCTCTGTGGACATGGGAACTCGACATGGGATCAGAGATATAACTTCTGGGGCAGGGGTTCCCCTTGAGTGTAGAAACGAAATCAGGCACGGACTAAAAACGGAGGCGAGGCCTGGTTTCTACTCCAATTCTGGGCCTCGGGAAATGTCCCCAGGCAGTATTGCTCACTCCAGGTTGAGCCGGCACCACTCTGGATCCTGGTTCCCCCTTAGGTGCAGTAAGAGAGAACCTTCCGGCTCCAGGAGAGGCAAACCTCGCGCCTGGCGTGGTTAATGTGGTCCTGGGGTCCGTGTTTCTTTTCTTCCACCTTATGGGTTCTCACTACTGACCCTACAAGAGAATCCAGAACAGGGAAACGGAGTAAACCCGAATAAACTCTATTTTTTACAATGAGGCGACAGGAGGAGGAATGGGGAGCCCCCGCTCGGCTGCGCCTGTCATATCCTAGTGGTTCCGACTTTGCGGAAAACCCGCGGCTAGTCGGAAGCTTCGAGAAAGTTGCGGCGAACCCCAAGCCGGCCGCGACAGGCCCACTTCTCCTCGAACATTTCCTGCCATCCTTGCCTGAGCCGAGCGCTACACAGAGCTAGGCTCCCGCTTCCGCCGACTAGGAGAATGACTTGCTCAGGATCGGGGTCATAACCCCCATCCCCGGCCAGGCCTTCAGCCAAACTGCGCCCATAGTCTCCCTTCCGGTCTAGGCCCCTACCTACCCCCACCTCACAAAGCCCAGACGCGCAAACTTCGTGCTCGCCTCAGAGCGCTGCCGCCGAGCTAATCCCGTGTGCCGCTCAGTCCTTGCGCCAAGCTGCGCGCCCTTCCAATCAGGCCGGAGTCCTGGCCACCAAGGGCGTTCCACCTCCACCCCATTCTGGGCCCTCGTCGGTCTCGAGACGCCCGAGCCCGCTCCTGCCCTGGCTGAGGGTCTGGGGCTCCGGAGGCACAGCCGCGCGACCTCTTTTGCGCTTTGGTGTGGTCTCTGGGTTTTGTTTCCCAGAACCTTGGGACGGAGATGAGATTTGTGCGGCGGTGGGGAGCGAGAAGATCGTTCCTTCCCCAAGGCTCGGGTCTGGGAGCGAGCGGTTGCTACCAGGCAGGGAGAGGGTTTCCGCGCTGGGTGGCCCAGGTGGCCGGGGCGGGGTGGCTCTGAGGCTGGGCGACCGCATCGCCGTCAGAGATACGGTGCTGCCCTTTATCTAGAGTCCTAGTTCTGCGGGCGGCGGTCCTTGACTGTAAGTCTAAGGATGGGCGGCAAATCTGCCTCCGCTTCTTCGCTTTTTCCTGCAGCGAGCCTGAGCTTCCATCGGGTCTCATAGGAATTGCCCAAGTCAGGAATGCCGAGGTGCCGGAACGCGGTCGGTCAGCAGTCCGGTCCTCTCCCGGGCCTCCAGGTCTCGATCTACTGCGGTCGCCCCGCTCCCTGTCCGCCAAGGAGCACAAAGGCGCAGGCAGTGACAGAaacccctcccacccccgcccgcACTGGAATTTGGACCCCTTCTACAGAGGCCCAGCTCCCCCACTGACCGGCTGGTGACCTCGTGACAGCAGTGCCCGCGTCAGGTTCCCCATCTGTGCCTGAAGGAGCTGTACTTACTGAAATATTGGGGCCCTTGTGCTCTGGAGCCGGTTTCCTCGGACGCCCCCACTCCCTCTTAGAGCTCTGGTCCTTTAAGGCTCTTTCCTCCAGTCCAGTGAGGGGGCTGCCTTGGGGAAGCACCAAAGAACCACAAGGCAATCCGCCTGAGGTTGCATTCCGCAGATTTAATGAAACCTGAGGACCCAGAGGACCCAGAACGAGGTCCCAGAATGGACTGGAGGAGTGCAGGTCGGGATGCCTcgtctctcctctttcacttctcttgtctTCTGCAACTCTGCATAGTTGACAAAAGCTGTGCTGAAATCTCTCCCAGGCCAAGGAGGGGCAGAACTTCTTGACTTTTCACTCCCACTCCTGCCCCACTTTGAGGTGGAAAGGATTAAACTCAGTAGTGTACCTGATTTGGCTAGCCTGGGCCTGCTGTAGGAAGGTTTTGGCAGGACCACTACATTGAGCAGACCTGGAGGTAACCCTAAGGGATGGAAGGAATTAAGAGTTGCAGTCATACACTGATGGTCTATTTCTTCCCTCCTGCCTACAGGTTTTCTCAGGCCCCTCAGGGGACAGTGGCAAGTGAGTAGTCTGGGAGCTGTTTTTGAGTTTAAGAGCCTAGAAAGGGAGCTGATTTCCCAAAGACTTGGCAGGGCTGGGGCTTGCAGAGAATTGCCTGCCAACCTCAGAAAACATCCTCTTTTTCAGTCCTCCCAGCCTCAAACCAAGGCCAGTGATGCTTGGGTACCAGAAGTCCAAGTGCAAGTTTTAGGAAAGGGCAATCAAGTGGCCAGTTTGAAAAGGAAGCTATCAGCCACTGCAGGTGAAAGCCATAACGgttttcacattctgaaattcAAAGCCTGCATCTCAGTATAATGTTCCTGACTCTTTCCGTCTCTGTTTGCACCTGCAAGGACCTGGTTTCAAATCTTGttcctgtttggaactctgcagagCCAAGTTTCCATCTGTCCCCTAGCTTTAACCAATGGTGTGCCCATTTCCCCATCTCCATAGCCTGGTGGTAGTCCTAGAAAGCACCAAAACAGGAACGAACTGGGGAGCTCGCAGCCCAGCTTAGGTCAGGGAGGAGGCAACTGGAAACCTTCCCCAGCGaaaggggctgggggcgggggacaGCAAGCACATGCCACCAGGCCATGCCCTTGGAAAGGGGCACCCTGAAAAACTGTGAGCAGTTTGGGGTCCTCTGCTCTCTGCCTCAGGTACCCCCACTCGGTTCCTAGGTGCCTCCACCGGGTGTATACTGTAGAAAACGTGAAAACTCCGGGAGCCGGGTGCCTCTGCAGGCAAGGACTGCTGATGGTGGCCGGCCTCGAGGTGAGTCCTAGGTTTCCCGTCAGCCTTAGGATGGGCTGGCCAGAAAATCTCAAGGACCTCACAGTTAGTCCCTGAGACCGAACCAACAATTGGGGCAGTTTTCAGCCCGGGGCTACTTGCCGAGTGAGAGCGAGGTGGCCTGGGGCTCCCGCTCCTGTTGCAGACCGCTGTGTAGCCTGATTGCTGCCATCCGCAGCGCCCTGGGCCGAGAAGGAAGGGAGCAGGTTCACACTGGCCTCTAATGCCCAAAGTGGAAGCGATTCCTAGGATCCTGCAGCAACCGAGCCTCCTGCGTGCCGGCCCAGCCGGGTGGAGCTGATTAAGGCTCGAATCCACGGAACCCCGGGGCAAGGATGTTTCAGAAGCCACTGCGTGTCTCCCTCTTACCTCGCCGTGTCCCCCTTCAACCTCGCGGATTCAGAAACTCCCTCATCAAGTCCCGCTgtgtcataaaatattttattgggaaaaaaaaaaaaaaaatcaccgtCTTCGTAAGAGAGGGGTAGGGGCCCCAGCGACGTCGGTTTGTCTGGGCGCCATCTCCGGCCGTGGTGGCCGGGCCGCGGGGTCCCCGACGCGTGGAAGCGCGTGTGTGCCTGGAGGCGTCTGAGCCCGGGGGCCGGCCAGAGGCGAGTGGGGGTGCAGGAAAGGAGCGGGGCGTGAACGCGCGTGGAGCGCCTGGCGCCGCTGAGCTCCGAGCGGAGGCGACCTTCTGCCGCGTCTCATGTGAGTTTCCAGGCTAAGGCCCGCGAGCGCACTGGGGCCTCGGTTTGGCTTCAGGGTCTGTCCTTGTTTGGCCCCTAACTGTCCGCATTCAAGGTAATAATAAAAAGTTTAGAAAGCAAACGGCGTGGACGCAGAAGGGCCGACTCGCGGCTTTCGGCGGATTCTGGGAGCCGCCGACTGCGCTGGGGTTCCCTGGGCCCGCACCCTCTGCCGCGCTCAGTCCTCGTGGCTCCGGTCGCTGGCCTCGCCTGGTGCTTCCACCGTCTTCTCCGCCTCCTTGGCGCGCTCCTGCTCCGTCAGCTGTTCGCTCGTGGGGATGGAGTTCTTCTTTGGCCTCCCCTTGGGCTTGGTGGGAGACTCCAGGCCGCCGCCCTGTAGCACCTGCGAGGGAGACCAGTGGCGCTGCGGTGAACTGGCCGGGGATCCCGGCGtcctggagaggcaggcaggacCTGGAGAGCCCATCGAGGCCATTGGAGGCCGCGCCTAGCCCCTGGGAAATGGTGGCCATTTGTCCAAGCGCTGCTAGGGCAAAACGACCAGAGCTTTTCGGGCGGAGGGTTCAAGTCTTCCAGGAACACTGAGAGCTCAGGGAGCACGAAAGGAGCTGGGCCAGGGCACCGGAAGGAAGCTGAGCTAGGGCACCCAGAGGGACAGAGAGCAGGGAGGGTCCTTCTGGGCACCAGGACGGAGGGAATCGGGAGGACTGGGTGCAAATCTCCACGGTGGAGAGAGTAGCTCAGGCTGCAGGGGCGTGGCGGCaaatagaaaacacagaaaaccGCGAAAACACTTACTATTTTCTTCCACTTCATCCTTCGATTCTGGTACCACGTCTTAACTTGCAACTGGCTCAGACCCAGGGACTCGGCGAGATCTATTCTGGAAAGAGCGGGGTGCACCCTCAGCAGGGCATGCAGCCTCCCTCCCACTACCCGCTGGGCCCAGCCTGGCCCCGCGCTACCTGTCCGGCGTGGAGAGGTACTTCTGCTTCTCAAAGCGTTTCTCTAGGCCCATCAGCTGCAGCTCGGTGAACACGGTGCGGCTCCGACGCCCCTTCTTGGCCTTGGTGCCCGGCTCCCCAGCGCCTGGCGCCTCCAGCTTCCCGCGAAGCTGCAGCTCCAGCGGCAGGTGCGGAGCGCCCGCCGCGCCGGGGAGCCCAGGCCCCGCGGCCAGCAGCGCCGAGCCCAGTCCGGAGCAGCCGAGCGGCGCCAGCGGGAACTTAAACACCGCCGCCTGCTCGGCCTTCAGCACGGCTGTGGGGAGAGAGTGGGGAGCCGGGTGAGCTCGAGCCGTGCTCCTCCTCTTGGAGATCCTCGCGCCGTGCGCCCCTGCCGACAGCTCGCCCTCAGCCAGTGCCCCCGGCACAAAACCTTCGTGCTCGCCGGGAAGTGAGAAATCTGTGCTAGGCAGACCCTCCTTGACGCCGTGGTTCCCAGAGTCTGGAAGGGGGACCTCCCCAACCCGGGCTCTGCCTGGCGTTCCCCAGGCCCCAGCTGCCCTGACATTTCAGGATTCCCAATGAACAAGGTCGAAGCTCCCAAACCAACGGAGTATGTGTGTCACAGGAAAGGGAAACCAAGAAAAAACGGTACAGTTAGGAACATGAGCATTTCCCCCACCAAAATCGGCTTTGCTgcattggtgggggtgggggcgggaagaGAGTTTCAATGAAGTAAACAGTCTGCTGGTCTATGCAGGGCAAAACAGCCACCCCGAGAGACAGGCAGTGAACAGGCAGGACAGTCAGTGAGGGTGAAGTTGGGAGCTTCCCGGAAATTCCAAAGCACCCCCAAGAAATAGGAAATTTGttcttcctgttttctctctttagacTCTTCCCCGCGAAGACGTTTCAATTTTCATTAGTcctaaatgattttttattttttgcccgCTTCAAACGAATTATTAACAGCGCAGCTGGAGGCAAAAGGCAGCAGAGATTGAACTCAAAACGAACCAACTGGTCCCGCTGCCCCTCAGGCAGGCGGATCACAGGCTGAAGGGTCACTGGGTATAGAGGATGTCAGTTCCCTGGGCTGAGGTCCTGCTAGAAGGTAGGAGGGCTCCCTGCCCGGATACATCTCACTACCGGCGATGTTAGGCCGCTGGAGTCAAGAAGGGCCCAGGAAAGATGAGCGGGTGAAAGTGAGAAGGCAGCGGGAGCGGAGAAGGGATCCTCGGGGGACGGTGAGAGGAAGGGCAGACCCACCCCACTGAGAGGAAGGttggagagagacagggaaaggTCAGAAGAGGGAATGC
Coding sequences within it:
- the BARX1 gene encoding homeobox protein BarH-like 1, with product MQRPGEPGAARFGPPEGCADHRPHRYRSFMIEEILTEPPGPKGAAPAAAAAAAGELLKFGVQALLAARPFHSHLAVLKAEQAAVFKFPLAPLGCSGLGSALLAAGPGLPGAAGAPHLPLELQLRGKLEAPGAGEPGTKAKKGRRSRTVFTELQLMGLEKRFEKQKYLSTPDRIDLAESLGLSQLQVKTWYQNRRMKWKKIVLQGGGLESPTKPKGRPKKNSIPTSEQLTEQERAKEAEKTVEAPGEASDRSHED